Part of the Triticum aestivum cultivar Chinese Spring chromosome 4D, IWGSC CS RefSeq v2.1, whole genome shotgun sequence genome is shown below.
TGTCCAACTCCGCCAGCTCCCGTGTGTGgcaaatttgacctatagacgaaatcaaatcacagaatgaactatccgtgaaactatttcacgcggctgacctttttgtgtgacgcccgacacgaaggcgccacactacactgtgcaacgcctcacagataggcacTACACGGCCAGCGTTGCACCCGTCTGatcagaaaattactaagtcagtgtgcagcgcctagctcccaggcgttgcactagtgcagcgcctgagagctaggcgccacgggtcagccgcgtgaaatagtttcacggacagttcattctgtgatttgatttcgtttataggtcaaatttgtcacgGACGGGAGCTGGCTGAGTTGGACCGCTGGGACAGAGCGGAAAGGGGCGCTGAATGGAGGCGGGTGCGTCCTGGGCGGCGACGAAAGCGGCCACCGCCGTGGCTGCCGACGAGGTTTTCCTGGTAGATCCGGTGTGCAGGTGACCACGGCCTCCCCCACCTTCCCTCCCGTTCGCCCGACCTGGTCCACCGATTTTTTCTGAATGTCGGTCCATGTTCTGTTTTGCATCTCAGGTTGCCCATCTTTCCCGGCGGCGGCGTGGCGTCGAGTGGGTCCGTCTAGGATGAGATTAGCGAGGGGGCCGGCTGGCGCCGTGCTGGGGTACCTGGTTCTTCTGTTGCTGGTCAAGATAACTGCGGCCAGCCACCGGACGAAGGCAGCAGCGATAGCGCTCCAGCGGAGTCCGGTCAGTCAGCAATAAAGCCTGATCCAAAGGCAGCCGGCTGGATAAGAAGGTACATCTCATATCATTCCCCGTAGACTGAAATTCATAGATGACAACCCAAACAAATGGGTAgttcgtggtggatgccccctccagtgTTGTTTACATGAATTTCCTTAGTACCGGCGCTGTATTTTTTTAGGAGAGTGTTCGTAAGTCGAAAAATTAGCTCTATGGTGTGAACTGCTAAATTTGGTGAGTGAGCAAGAAATCAAACAAAGCCAATGTGTGTTTCAGCCTGAGAGGGGGTGATGGTAAAAGAATATGACTTTGCCATCCAAACTAAAGAATTCCTATATCATTTGTTGGGCTGCGACAATATAGTTACGTATAGAAAATAATCTTGGCGAAAATTATCTTTTGTGTAACCAAAAGTGTGGCCCCAAAAAAGTGGTAGGATAAAATTGTGGTTCAGAGAGTTCTCCTTGTATTGAAAAAAATGTTTTACTCCTTACATTTCACCTTGATGTCTCGGTGGTGCAGGGTCCGTGTGGGCGCAAATCCGATAGAGCGAACACCATGCCCAGGAAGGATGGGGGGTGCTAGAGAAGACAATCAGGGGTTTTGCAGACGGAGAGGAGGTTGTGAAGCCAGAATTGGGTACAACCTTCGACTCGTTGACAGAGGCTTACGATTTTTACAATTTATATTCGTGGGAGCATGGTTTTGGGATTAGATACGGGAAAAGTCGGCTGAATCCAGACAAAAGGAAGTCCATGCAGGGGATCGTGTGTGGATGCTCGGTACAAGCACTAGCCATTATGTGATCGTCTGTGGGTAGAATTAATATGCTTTTCCACTAAAGGAACTGATCTATTTTTTTTTAAATGATGTGGAACAGGGGAAGCCCTTGCATGGGAACACACGGTCCTGAGTGTCCGGCAATGATTAGGCTTTTGAGGGCATCAGATAATGGCTGGTACATAACAGAGTATCAAGTGAAGCATAACCAGGTGATGACCCCTAATTTTGGTGAGATGTTGCACTGACAGTCGCACAGGCACATTGATGCATACACTAGAGATCTGGTTTGCAACCTGCGGAAGAACAACATCAACATCAGCAAGGTGTACACCATAATTGGTGGGTTCTTTGGCACGGTTGAAAATGCGCCTTTCACGAAAAGATCGCTTTGGAACTTGTGTGGTCAAATAAGTCGGGGCGAGGCAGATGACGATGTGAGGAAAACAATCGAAGTTTTCGATGAGCTGGGCGCAAAGGACCCTGAATTCCTGTTCAGGGTGCAGCCTAATGGAGAAAGTAAGATAAGGAATTTGATGTGGGCAACAGGGGATAGCAAGCTGAAGTACAAGTTTTTCGGTGATTTTGTGACATTCGACACCACATATCGGACGAACTTGTGCAACATGCCATTTGGACTGTTTGTAGGGGTTAAGAACCATTTCCAGAGCATATTGCTGGCGGGGGTGCTGATCAGAGATGAGCAGGTGGAAAGCTTTGAGTGGGTATTCACGGAGTTTGTGAGGATGATGGGCGGTGTGGCCCCAAGAACAATACTGATAGGTGTGTAATCTACCCTGCCTCATATGCCCATATCTGTTTTGAAATTTTTGTTTTTGCCCCCGTGATTTTTTGTTGCGAAGCAGCAGGTTATTAATGTTATGTTTTCTGCTGGATTCCAGACCAGTGCGGAGTGATGGAGATAGCCATCAAGAAGACCCTTCTGGATACGGTCCATCGTTGGTGCAAATTGCATGTCGTGAAGAAAGCAAAAGAAAGTCTGGGAGCGCTATATGGCAAGAGGAATGAATTCAGGCAGGATTTGCAGGGTGGTGTTGTAGTACGAACCAACTCATCTATTGAACTGGATGCAAGCAAGATGTACGCTAGGTCCATGCTTGAGCAATTTCAGCTGATTCTTTACGAGGCTGGTAGGTACCGAGTGCAGGAATTAGAAAAAGATGCATTGTACAAAGAGACACACACTAGGCCTGATAAACGGGAGAAATGGAGCAGAGTTGTTTTCCTGGTGAGAATGCATGACAATGG
Proteins encoded:
- the LOC123097736 gene encoding protein FAR1-RELATED SEQUENCE 5, yielding MWATGDSKLKYKFFGDFVTFDTTYRTNLCNMPFGLFVGVKNHFQSILLAGVLIRDEQVESFEWVFTEFVRMMGGVAPRTILIDQCGVMEIAIKKTLLDTVHRWCKLHVVKKAKESLGALYGKRNEFRQDLQGGVVVRTNSSIELDASKMYARSMLEQFQLILYEAGRYRVQELEKDALYKETHTRPDKREKWSRVVFLVRMHDNGEHFECECGLSEHMPMY